The Apium graveolens cultivar Ventura chromosome 3, ASM990537v1, whole genome shotgun sequence sequence CATAATTATCAAAGACCATTCTAGTTTCTAACTTCAGACTTGTCCTATATTCAACTTTTAAACTCTACAAACCAGCTAAAATTCATAAATCACGTACTGCAAATCATCAGTCACACTACTCCAGGTTATTATGGCAACACTACAGATTACTCATCTCTGTGATACAAATTACTAATTTGTAGTGTGAGGCTAAATTGGTTTGTTTGGTTATTAGAATGTGTATAAAGAGAGGCAATTTCAGCTATGGGATGCAACAACATTACTGATGACTTGATGACATGTAAAACTATAGACACATTGCGTGTCACTTCCATGCTGATGCTAAAATTTGATCTTGCCAAACAGAATCAACAAGGAAAACCAATCCAAACCATCTTCTTCATGAGACACTACAAGTTCTATTGGTGCAACAAAAGGAGATTTGCAAATAGTAGGATATGTAAATTTATATATTTCCCATTTCACCCCATACATATTTCAAATAACAACCAACTTACAATTACAAGTTTATATAACAGAAAGGATGAGAAAGATTAAAACTGAAGAGAAACAGATTTAGAGCCTACTTCAGTCAAGAAAAGGGAAAAAACACAGACACCTCATTCCATGGCTCTGTTTAGACTCTGAGCAAGTATAAACTAAGTTCAGGAGCTCCATTACTATCTGGATTCATCATGTAAAACGCCTCCGAGTCTCTAGACCCCACAACTCTTTCAAACTTAGCCCTCATATACATGATCTCATCTCCGTCGCCTTCTCCTTCTCCTTCCTTTTCAGCTGGTAGAACACCTGCCCCCATTGAAATAGGCTCCAGAGCTTTCAAAATTTTCCACTCCTTTGGACCACATTCCTTCTTTGATGCAAACCCGCTCTTCTTCCCATTACAAGAAGTCCTCCACATTGGTTCCTCCAACAAACGGCGCGTTCTCTTCTCCTCATTTGCTTCCTTGTTGCACTCCAGTGCAATCCGAACCAATCCAGAAGCCATCTCCTGTACCAGCCCGGTTATTGGAGTAGCTAGTTCAATCAAGAAGGCTGGCGTGGAATTTGGTTCCTTCTGGAACACAAAATGCACATGTCCTCGACGATATCCAAAAAGGGTGCCCACCACTCGCGGTCCAAGGCTCTGCTGTGATTCCGTCCGGTTCTTTGCAATTGCTGTAAGAACTGAGCGCCACCTGGAAACTGCAACAGATTGCAGTTTCTTCCTTGTAAATGAAAGCCTATTTCGAGATTCTGCAGCTGGAACCTTCAATTTATCCTTCATCTTTTGTTCCTCCTCGCTAGTATTAGAACATGACTTGAAGGTTGAAGGAGCTTCCTCATCTTCACTACTAACCTTGTTAGTCCAATGGAAGTGCCTCTTGGAACTTGAGTCTTGGGAACTCTTTGCCATAATTG is a genomic window containing:
- the LOC141713099 gene encoding protein MIZU-KUSSEI 1: MAKSSQDSSSKRHFHWTNKVSSEDEEAPSTFKSCSNTSEEEQKMKDKLKVPAAESRNRLSFTRKKLQSVAVSRWRSVLTAIAKNRTESQQSLGPRVVGTLFGYRRGHVHFVFQKEPNSTPAFLIELATPITGLVQEMASGLVRIALECNKEANEEKRTRRLLEEPMWRTSCNGKKSGFASKKECGPKEWKILKALEPISMGAGVLPAEKEGEGEGDGDEIMYMRAKFERVVGSRDSEAFYMMNPDSNGAPELSLYLLRV